Genomic segment of Eupeodes corollae chromosome 2, idEupCoro1.1, whole genome shotgun sequence:
aatttatccttttcagttttaaattatCGTTACGTCGGGATAGgtcggttttattttattcgtctGAAAATGCAATTTGAATGGACAGTAATTTTGTCCATAGGACTCTTTTGCACTCTGGTCCTGGGCAATGATGAGGTCCATTTTAAGTGCGACGAATCGGAAAGTAACTACGAGAGTCAGGAAGCCTTTTGTACGGTCAGTGGATTTTACGTCACTCACAGTCAACATGTCAAAATGATGAACTACACCCGAGCGAATATGactaaatttatgaaattctaTGATTCAAGACTTCTTTATTTGCCCTTCAAGCTTTTCGAACACTTTCCGAACCTCCGAACTTTGGATGTTTCGTTTACGGAAATATTGGATATAACACGGAATACCTTTGCATCGGCCAATTCTCTGTCCTATTTAAACATGAGCAACAATAATATCACGACTATCGGGACTTCTGTGTTTAATGGAGCCAATTCCCTGATTCGAATCGATCTTAGTCGAAATGCGATCAAGGATGTTAATGAGTTCAGTTTTCGAGGTTTGCCAAAAGTTGACAAGATCGTACTGTCTTACAACAAAATCTCAAACCTCAGTAAGGACATCTTTGTTGAAAATCAATATCTCGAAGTGATTGCCTTGGATAATAATCTCTTGGGGAGTCTAGATCCGGAAGTGTTCTCGAGACTTCGTCGCATTCGGGAAATTAATCTGTCGAATAATCAACTGCTCTCTCTGCATCCGAGCACATTCCAGATGGCTTACGGCATTGAAACTCTTCTTCTGAGTGGCAATAAACTGACTGACTTTAACCTGGAGGACAAAAACATCCTTTTGCGGCTTCATTTGGATGGAAACCAACTTACATCTCTGGTTATCAACTCAACCAAGGTGGTGAGGGCGGAAAACAACACAATTTCCTCTATAACAGCTTTGAACGCAAATTTCTTAGAGAAGCTAGTCCTTGGACGAAACAACTTCACCGACATCTCAAACATCACCAATATAACAAGTCTTTTGGTGCTCGATTTGTCCTACAACCAAATTGGTCCGCTGAATATAACGTCTTTTGAGAAATTGCGTCGTCTCAAAGAGCTCTATCTGCGAAGTACGAACATTTCTCAAATAAGTTTCGGTATGTTTTCCAAACAGACTGCCTTGGAAACCCTCGATCTCTCCTTCAACAATCTGACCGATCTCAATCTGAACATCTTCTTCCCGTATATGTCGAAAATTAAGAACTTTTACGTTGACGGGAATAACTTGACGGAAATCCATGGGATTCATTTTGCCTACGCGTTTCCGAATTTAGTGAAGGTTGGTCTGTCGAAGAACCGTTTCAATTGTTCTTACTTGCACACGATCTTATCTCCGCCATTCTTATCGGGCTTTGTCGAGTTGCACATTGAACCGGAAACCTCAACGGAGGAGTCCACCCACATTCGGGACATAACTTGCACCAGTACCAAGCACAACGATGGTGCTGCACCAAAAATTCAAGAAGAGTCGGAAATCGATGTTTTGCGCAATA
This window contains:
- the LOC129945641 gene encoding insulin-like growth factor-binding protein complex acid labile subunit, whose translation is MQFEWTVILSIGLFCTLVLGNDEVHFKCDESESNYESQEAFCTVSGFYVTHSQHVKMMNYTRANMTKFMKFYDSRLLYLPFKLFEHFPNLRTLDVSFTEILDITRNTFASANSLSYLNMSNNNITTIGTSVFNGANSLIRIDLSRNAIKDVNEFSFRGLPKVDKIVLSYNKISNLSKDIFVENQYLEVIALDNNLLGSLDPEVFSRLRRIREINLSNNQLLSLHPSTFQMAYGIETLLLSGNKLTDFNLEDKNILLRLHLDGNQLTSLVINSTKVVRAENNTISSITALNANFLEKLVLGRNNFTDISNITNITSLLVLDLSYNQIGPLNITSFEKLRRLKELYLRSTNISQISFGMFSKQTALETLDLSFNNLTDLNLNIFFPYMSKIKNFYVDGNNLTEIHGIHFAYAFPNLVKVGLSKNRFNCSYLHTILSPPFLSGFVELHIEPETSTEESTHIRDITCTSTKHNDGAAPKIQEESEIDVLRNTINQLKVHEKRLELYLLGLKIVMIILSCAGILAIVMIVVKYAKRERRRYSGQFGRNGSIVFRSNVTMNTSMDH